TGGTAGTCCATGCCGTAAACGATGAGTGCTAAGTGTTGGGAGGTTTCCGCCTCTCAGTGCTGCAGCTAACGCATTAAGCACTCCGCCTGGGGAGTACGACCGCAAGGTTAAAACTCAAAGGAATTGACGGGGGCCCGCACAAGCGGTGGAGCATGTGGTTTAATTCGAAGCAACGCGAAGAACCTTACCAGGTCTTGACATCTAGTGCAAATCATAGAGATATGATGTTCTCTTCGGAGACACTAAGACAGGTGGTGCATGGCTGTCGTCAGCTCGTGTCGTGAGATGTTGGGTTAAGTCCCGCAACGAGCGCAACCCTTATTATTAGTTGCCAGCATTAAGTTGGGCACTCTAATGAGACTGCCGGTGACAAACCGGAGGAAGGTGGGGACGACGTCAAGTCATCATGCCCCTTATGACCTGGGCTACACACGTGCTACAATGGTTAGTACAACGAGGAGCGAACCTGTGAAGGCAAGCGAATCTCTTAAAGCTAATCTCAGTTCGGATTGCACTCTGCAACTCGAGTGCATGAAGCTGGAATCGCTAGTAATCGCGGATCAGCATGCCGCGGTGAATACGTTCCCGGGCCTTGTACACACCGCCCGTCACACCATGAGAGTCTGTAATACCCAAAGCCGGTAGGATAACCGTAAGGAGTCAGCCGTCTAAGGTAGGACAGATGATTAGGGTGAAGTCGTAACAAGGTAGCCGTAGGAGAACCTGCGGCTGGATCACCTCCTTTCTAAGGAAGAGCGAATAGGTGGAGAGTAGGAATACTAAAAGAAGCCTAGGAGCAAGGAAGCACACAGAAGCGAAGACATTGTTTAGTTTTGAGGGTAGTACCTCAAGTTAGGACATTGAAAACTGAATATAATCTAGAAAAAACCGAGAAACAATCAAAGAGAAAAACAGATTGCACGAGCGACCGAGAGAGAAGATCTTATAGGTAAGGTCAAGAAAAAGAAAGGGCGCACGGTGAATGCCTAGGCACAAGAAGGCGAAGAAGGACGCGACAAACAGCGAAATGCTTCGGGGAGCGGTAAGTACGCAGAGATCCGGAGATATCCGAATGGGGGAACCCAATACAAGAAATTGTATTACTTATTAGTGAATACATAGCTAATAAGGGTAAGACGCAGTGAACTGAAACATCTAAGTAGCTGCAGGAAGAGAAAGAAAAATCGATTTCCATAGTAGCGGCGAGCGAAACGGAAAGAGCCCAAACCAGATGATTTATCATTTGGGGTAGTAGGACTGCAATAAAGGTAGTGTAAGAGATAGCAGAATTATCTGGGAAGATAAGCCAGAGAGGGTGAGAGCCCCGTAAGCGAAATTTCAAGCACGCTGAGCAGTATCCTGAGTAGGTCGGAACACGAGGAATTCCGATTGAAGCAGCGAGGACCATCTCGTAAGGCTAAATACTCACTTGTGACCGATAGTGAACCAGTACCGTGAGGGAAAGGTGAAAAGAACCCCGGGAGGGGAGTGAAAGAGAACCTGAAACCGTGTGCTTACAAGTAGTCAGAGCCCGTTAAAGGGTGATGGCGTGCCTTTTGTAGAATGAACCGGCGAGTTACGTTAAATAGCAAGGTTAAGTCATAAAAGGACGGAGCCGTAGCGAAAGCGAGTCTGAAAAGGGCGCAGTAGTTATTTGATGTAGACCCGAAACCAAGTGACCTACCCATGACCAGGTTGAAGGTGCGGTAAAACGCACTGGAGGACCGAACCCACGTAAGTTAAAAATTGCGGGGATGAGTTGTGGGTAGCGGTGAAATTCCAAACGAACTTGGAGATAGCTGGTTCTCTCCGAAATAGCTTTAGGGCTAGCCTGGTGCGAGAAAAGATAATGGAGGTAGAGCTCTGTTTGGACGAAGGGCCCGTCAAGGGTTACTGAATTCAGATAAACTGCGAATACCAGATATCTGCGCACTGGAGTCAGACTGCGAGTGATAAGATCCGTATCGAAAGGGAAACAGCCCAGATCACCAGTTAAGGTCCCAAAATCTATGCTAAGTGGAAAAGGATGTGGAGTTGCGTAGACAACTAGGATGTTGGCTTAGAAGCAGCCATCATTAAAAGAGTGCGTAATAGCTCACTAGTCGAGTGACGCTGCGCCGAAAATTTACCGGGGCTAAGCATAGTACCGAAACTGTGGATGCATTATGAAAGTAATGCGTGGTAGGAGAGCGTTCTAAGAGCGGAGAAGCTTAATCGAGAGGATAAGTGGAGCGCTTAGAAGTGAGAATGCCGGTATGAGTAGCGCAAGATAGGTGAGAATCCTATCCGCCGAAAGACTAAGGTTTCCTGGGGCAGGCTCGTCCGCCCAGGGTAAGTCGGGACCTAAGGTAAGGCCGAAAGGCGTAGCCGATGGACAACAGGTAGAGATTCCTGTACTGCATTAGATCGTTAATAACGATGGAGGGACGCAGAAGGTGAAGCACGCATGGCGCTGGAAGCCATGTTCAAGCGTTAAGTGAGAGAGTGAGTCAAATGCTTACTTTCGATAATCACAAGACGTGATGAGGAGCGAAATAAAAGTAGCGAAGGTGAAGTAGTCACACTGCCAAGAAAAGCTTCTAGTGAGAGCTAATGTACCCGTACCGCAAACCGACACAGGTAGTCGAGTGGAGAACACTAAGGTGAGCGAGAGAACTCTCGTTAAGGAACTCGGCAAAATAGCCCCGTAACTTCGGAAGAAGGGGTGCTGGTGTAAGAACCAGCCGCAGTGAATAGGCCCAAACAACTGTTTATCAAAAACACAGGTATCTGCAAAGTCGTAAGACGACGTATAGGTGCTGACACCTGCCCGGTGCTGGAAGGTTAAGGAGAGAGCTTAGCGCAAGCGAAGGTTCGAACTGAAGCCCCAGTAAACGGCGGCCGTAACTATAACGGTCCTAAGGTAGCGAAATTCCTTGTCGGGTAAGTTCCGACCTGCACGAAAGGTGAAATGATTTGGGCACTGTCTCAACGAGAGACTCGGTGAAATTATAATACCCGTGAAGATGCGGGTTACCCGCGACAGGACGGAAAGACCCCATGGAGCTTTACTGCAATTTGATATTGGGTAGCTGTTAAACATGTACAGGATAGGTAGGAGCCAGAGAAGATAGTACGCTAGTATTATCAGAGGCAATGTTGGGATACTACCCTTGTTTGATGGCTACTCTAACTAGGATCTCTAAGCGAGATTTAGGACAGTGTCAGACGGGCAGTTTGACTGGGGCGGTCGCCTCCTAAAGAGTAACGGAGGCGCCCAAAGGTTCCCTCAGAATGGTTGGAAATCATTCATAGAGTGTAAAGGTAAAAGGGAGCTTGACTGCGAGAGAGACAACTCGAGCAGGGACGAAAGTCGGGCTTAGTGATCTGGTGGTACCGCATGGAAGGGCCATCACTCAACGGATAAAAGCTACCCTGGGGATAACAGGCTTATCTCCCCCAAGAGTTCACATCGACGGGGAGGTTTGGCACCTCGATGTCGGCTCGTCGCATCCTGGGGCTGTAGTAGGTCCCAAGGGTTGGGCTGTTCGCCCATTAAAGCGGCACGCGAGCTGGGTTCAGAACGTCGTGAGACAGTTCGGTCCCTATCCGTCGTGGGCGTAGGAAATTTGAGAGGAGCTGTCCTTAGTACGAGAGGACCGGGATGGACATACCGCTGGTGTACCAGTTGTCTTGCCAAAGGCATAGCTGGGTAGCTAAGTATGGCAGGGATAAGCGCTGAAAGCATCTAAGTGCGAAGCCCCCCTCAAGATGAGATTTCCCATACGTAAAGTAGTAAGACACCTCAAAGACGATGAGGTAGATAGGCTAGGAGTGGAAGAGTAGTGATACTTGGAGCGGACTAGTACTAATCAGTCGAGGACTTGACCAAAAGCGAGTGCAATTTGGTAAGAGAGTGGAACGGTAAAAGAGTAGATTATATTTAGTTTTGAGTGTAAAAACTCAAAGAGAATAAAAAGTACGGTGGCAAGAGCAAGAAGGAAACACCTGTAACCATGTCGAACACAGAAGTTAAGCTTCTTAACGCCGAGAGTAGTTGGTGGGAAACTGCCTGCGAGGGTAGGACGTTGCCGTGCTTTTTTTAATATTCCGGCTTAGCTCAGTTGGTAGAGCGCTTGACTGTTAATCAAGATGTCGTCAGTTCGAGTCTGTCAGCCGGAGCGCGTTGGAGTGTTGTCCGAGTGGCTTAAGGAGCATGATTGGAAATCATGTATATGGGTTAATCCTGTATCGAGAGTTCAAATCTCTCACACTCCGTATTATGTTTGTCGCTTATTTGCTAATTGAAGTAGACAATACATAATTATTATGCTATTATGTTTTGAAGTGGTAGACTGGAGGATTAGCTCAGCTGGGAGAGCATCTGCCTTACAAGCAGGAGGTCACAGGTTCGAGCCCTGTATCCTCCATTGAGTAGTGGTGGTGTAGTAATTGCACCACCATTACTCATGGATTTGGTTATTAAATTCAAAATATTGTAATTATGACCCGTTGGTCAAGTGGTTAAGACATCGCCCTTTCACGGCGGTAACATGGGTTCAAATCCCGTACGGGTCACTTTGGAGGATTAGCTCAGCTGGGAGAGCATCTGCCTTACAAGCAGGAGGTCACAGGTTCGAGCCCTGTATCCTCCATCGTTCTGAGACTACCGGTTATCGGTAGTCTTTTTTATATGGTATAATTCAGAACGAAATATATTATCGGTTCAAGTCCTGAGAGGATTCACATTGAAGTGGAGATGCCTTGTAACCGAATAGCTATTGTCTATATAGGGGGACTATTATGGAAAAAAGATTGTTTACTTCAGAATCGGTTTCTGAAGGACATCCTGACAAAATCGCGGACCAAATTTCAGATGCGATTTTGGATGCAATTATTAAGCAAGACCCTGATGCCCATGTGGCTTGTGAAACGATCGTTACTACGGGTATCGTATACGTTTTTGGAGAAATATCGACTAGCGCATATGTTGATATTCAGGGAATTGTGCGTAAGACGGTTTTACGGGTTGGTTATGATAAGCCAGAACTTGGTTTTGATGGCAATAATTGTGCGGTATTAGTTGATATTGATGAACAATCACCGGATATTGCCGAGGGCGTCGATAATTCGCTTGAAATTCGTGAGCAAAAAGTTGATACGGATCAACTTGATCAAATAGGTGCAGGTGATCAAGGGTTAATGTTTGGTTTTGCGACTAAAGAAACGCCTGAATTAATGCCGTTACCGATTTCACTTGCGCATCGCTTAATGCGCCAGGTAGCACAATTGCGTAAAGATGATACTTTGAAGTGGTTACGTCCAGATGCCAAGGCGCAAGTAACAGTAGAATATAATGAGCAAAATCAGCCACAACGGGTAGATACTGTACTGATTTCAACTCAAACTGATGATCAAGTTTCAAATAAAGAAATTAGGCAAGCGATGATTGAGCAGGTAATTAAGCAAGTTATTCCTGCTAAGTATCTTGATAAGCAGACAAAATTCTTAATCAATCCTTCAGGTCGATTTGTAATAGGTGGCCCCAAAGGTGATTCTGGGTTAACTGGTCGCAAAATTATTGTGGATACTTATGGTGGCTATGCACGTCATGGCGGTGGTGCCTTTTCAGGTAAAGATCCGACTAAGGTTGATCGTAGCGCTAGCTATGCAGCACGTTACGTTGCTAAAAATATTGTAGCTGCAGGGTTAGCTGAACGTTGTGAAGTGCAACTTGCTTATGCAATTGGAGTCGCTCATCCGGTTTCTGTAATGATTGACACTGCCAAGACCGGTAAAGTAAGTGACGAATTGCTAACTAAGGCGGTTAGAACAATTTTTGATCTGCGTCCAGCAGGAATTATCAAAATGCTTGACTTACAGCGGCCAATTTATGAGCAAACTGCAGCTTATGGCCATTTTGGTAGAACTGACATTGATTTACCATGGGAAAAAACAGATAAAATTGCAGCTTTATGCGATTTTATCAAGCAAAATAAATAATTTAGAAGAGGAGTAAATATGAAAAAAACCAATGTACCAATAGTTACAATTGCGATTTTTATGACAACTTTTATGACTGCAATTGAAGGGACAATTGTGTCAACTGCTATGCCAACAATTGTTTCTGATTTAAATGGTTTAGAAATAATGAATTGGGTTGTTTCAATTTTTCTATTTATGACGGCTGTATCAACTCCTTTATATGGAAAACTGGCGGATAGCATTGGCCGTAAGCCAGTTTTTTTATTTGGAATTGCTTTATTTGTTATTGGTTCTGCACTTTGTGGTCAAGCCAATAATATGATCGAATTAATCTTATTTCGGGTTATTCAAGGACTTGGTTCAGGTGCCGTTCAGCCTGTTGCCATGACTATCATTGCCGATATGTATACTTTAGAAAAACGGACTAAAATGTTGGGATTAAATTCTGGCTTTTGGGGCGTTGCATCAGTTATTGCGCCACTGCTGGGTGGATTTATTGTGCAAAACTTGTCGTGGCATTGGATTTTCTATATTAATGTTCCGATTGGGTTGATTGCTTTGGCATTAGTAGTCATTTTTTTGAAAGAGCCAAAAGAAAAGAAGAGTGCCAAATTAGACTTGCAGGGAACATGCTGGTTAACGGTTTTGCTGTTGACTTTAATGTTTACTTTGCAAGAATTAGGGACGTTAAAGCCTGTAATAATTGGTTTGCTGATTATTTTAATTGGGATTAGTGCAGTTGCCTTTTATCATGCAGAAAAGCGCGCAGCAGATCCAATTATGCCGTTGTCAATGCTAAAGAATAAGGAATTTTTAGCAGTAAACTTAATTACCTTATTTATCGCTGGAATTGTTATTGGTTTTGAATTTTATATTCCAACCTGGATGCAAGGAATTTTGGGGACTAGTGCCACAATTGCTGGCTTTGCAGTAACACCAAGTTCAATTATGTGGGTCGTTGGCTCATTCTTTATTGGTGGTATGCTCAGCCGTTGGGGAGTTCGTAATACCTTCTTTGGCTTATTGAGCCTACTATTAGTTGCTGATGTGTTGTTATTAATAGTTCCTCTACATACTCCATTTTGGGTCTTTTGCGTAATTGCAACGTTAAATGGTTTTGGCTTTGGTTCAATAATAACGGCTGCACAAGTTCGTTCGCAGGTTTTAGTTGATGCTGAAAACGTTGGGGTTGCTACTTCTTTTAATACATTGATGAAATATTTAGGACAGACCATGTTAGTTTCTATTTACGGAATTGCCTTTAATACGGTAGTTGCTGATCAATTACGTCATTATCCCAAGTTAACACAGGGAATGATGAATAAAATTGTTTCTTCAGCTAAAGCCAAGGAATTAGCAGCTAACTTAGTTCCACAACTACGGCAAGTATTGTTTAGTGCTTTAAAAGGTGTCTACGTTATTTCCTTTATTGCGATTATTGTTTCGTTTGTGTTTAATTTTCTCTATAAAGGACGTAAAACAGAAGAATAATTGTTGATTTTGAGGCTAAGTAGGATCAGATCATGATGTTACTTGGCTTTTTATTTGTTATTATTGTTTAAAATAATTGTCCCTAGTAAAATATAATTATAAATAGTGTTTGTAAAAAAGGACCGAAGATGGAAAAAAATCAAATTATTGAATTAGAAATTACCGATTTGTCATACGAAGCAATGGGTGTTGCACATTATGAAGGCATGACAGTTTTTGTAACTAATGCTTTGCCAGGTGAAGTAGTTAGTGCAAAGGTGCTAAAAGTTAAGAAGCGCTTTGCCTTTGCTAAGATTGAAAAAATTATTAAGAAGAGTCCCAATCGAGTTGAAATTGAACTCAACCAATGGGTGCAAACAGGTCTAGCCTCACTAGCCCATCTTAGTTATGATCAGCAGCTTGAATTTAAACGTGAGCAGGTAGTAAATTTACTCAAAAAGGCTCACTTAGACCAAGTTGAAGTTGGTCAAACGGTGCCAAGTCCTGATCAAACTGGTTATCGTAATAAGGCCCAAGTTCCAGTGAGAATGGTCAATGGACAGCTTGAGATTGGCTTTTTTAGAAAACATTCCCATGATTTAGTCCCACTAACTAATTTCTTTACTACTGATCCAGAAATTGACCGAGTTTTAGTTAAAGTAAGGGATATTTTGCGGGAGAACAAAGTTCCAGCTTATGATGAGGTGCACAATAGCGGTGAAGTACGTTATCTTGATGTACGTCGCAGTCAGGCAACTGGCGAAATCATGGTAATTTTAGTTTGCTTAGATAAAGATTTTGCACAATTACCGCAAGTAGCAGAAGAAATTAAACAGATTGCCGGTGTCACTAGTTTGGTACTGAATCATAATCCTAAGAAAACTAACGTTATTTTGGGTAAAACGGATTATTTAGTGTTTGGTTTACCGCAAATTACAGATCGCATAGGTGAAGTTGAATTTAAAATTTCACCTGAAAGTTTCTTCCAAATCAATTCTAAGCAGACACCAAGATTGTATGATTTGGCCATTAAGCAAGCGCAACTTAAGCCAACAGATGTTGTTATTGATGCGTACTCTGGAATCGGTACAATTGGTCTGAGCGTTGCTAAGCATGTTAAAAGTGTCCGCGGAATCGAAGTAGTGCGTGATGCTGTTAAAGATGCTAATAATAACGCTGAATTAAATGATATTCATAATGCCAAATATTTTGCTGGTAAAGCTGAAGAACTAATGCCGCGTTGGGCTAAAAAAGGAATTACAAGTGATGTAATTTTTGTTGATCCACCAAGAAAAGGCCTGACACCGGAGTTTATTGAAGCCGCAGTTAAGACCGGTCCGCAAAAGATTGTCTATATTTCTTGTAATCCTGCAACTATGGTGCGGGATTTACAAGAATTCCAAAAGCAAGGATATGATTTTAATCGAATCGATCCAGTTGATATGTTTCCACAGACTCCTCATGTTGAGGCTGTCACGGTGCTTACCAAAAAATAACTTAATCAGGCACAACTTATAAAATATTTTTAAAGCTTAGCTCATGAAACTATTAGACTTTCATGAGCTTTTTATTTTATCCACAGCAAAAACTATTTTGTTGATATCATTGAGTTTTGACGGGTATTTACTGTGGATAAGTTATTTATTAACTCTACTTGTATGGTATAATTGGAGCGGATACATTTATTTTAAAAGGGGGAATTCGCATGGTGGGAATTATATTAGCCAGCCATGGTGGGTTCGCTGATGGGATCGCGCAATCTGCGCAGATGCTGTTTGGCGGACAAGAAAATTTTGCCCATGTCATTTTGACACCTGAAGAAGGGCCAGATGATATTCGCAATAAGATGGAGCAGGCTGTAGCTTCATTTAAAGAGTGTACGGATGTACTGTTTTTAGTTGATCTTTGGGGAGGAACCCCCTTTAATCAGGCTAATGGGTTACTTGAAAAACATCCTAATTGGGCAGCAGTTGCTGGAATGAATTTACCAATGGTTGTTGAAGCTTTAACGCAGCGTTTGACTAATCCGGATGCTTCGGCGCATGAAATCGCGACTGCAATTGTGGAACCGGCTAAAGATGGTGTTAAAACTAAGCCAGTTGACTTGATGCCGCAAAACAGCCAAAAACAAGCAGCACCAAAGGAAAGCATAGCTAAACAAGCAATTCCTGAAGGTACTGTTGTTGGTGACGGTAAAATTAAGATTGTGTTAGCACGAATTGATTCAAGGTTATTGCATGGTCAGGTAGCTACGGGCTGGATTCCGACGATGCATCCTGATCGGGTGATCGTGGTTTCAGATAGTGTTGCCAAAGACGAAATGCGCAAAAGTATGATTCGTGAGGCAGCGCCTGCCGGTGTTAAGGCACATACAGTTCCACTAGCTAAAATGGTTGAAATTGCTAAAGACCCACGTTTTGGTGATACTAATGCTTTGCTATTGTTTGAAAATCCTGAAGATGTTTTAGCAGTAATTAAAGCCGGTGTTGAGATCGAAACGGTCAATGTGGGTTCGATGTCGTATGCACCAGGCGATGTTAATGCGAATAATGTGTTATCAATGAATCAAAAAGACGTGGATACTTTCCACGAACTTGAAAAATTGGGTGTTAAGTTTGATGTGCGGAAGGTACCAACTGATAAGACGGGTGCTTTAGAACCAATTCTCAATAAGGCACAGAATTTACTTAATGAGCAAAAGAATAAATAAAAGGAGAGCGAAAAAATGAACGCTATTCAAATGATTTTAGTGGTTCTAATTGCCTTTCTCGCAGGGATGGAAGGAATCTTGGACCAATGGGAGTTTCACCAACCATTGGTGGCTTGTACATTAATCGGTTTGGTAACTGGACACCTTGACTTAGG
This DNA window, taken from Lactobacillus sp. ESL0684, encodes the following:
- the metK gene encoding methionine adenosyltransferase is translated as MEKRLFTSESVSEGHPDKIADQISDAILDAIIKQDPDAHVACETIVTTGIVYVFGEISTSAYVDIQGIVRKTVLRVGYDKPELGFDGNNCAVLVDIDEQSPDIAEGVDNSLEIREQKVDTDQLDQIGAGDQGLMFGFATKETPELMPLPISLAHRLMRQVAQLRKDDTLKWLRPDAKAQVTVEYNEQNQPQRVDTVLISTQTDDQVSNKEIRQAMIEQVIKQVIPAKYLDKQTKFLINPSGRFVIGGPKGDSGLTGRKIIVDTYGGYARHGGGAFSGKDPTKVDRSASYAARYVAKNIVAAGLAERCEVQLAYAIGVAHPVSVMIDTAKTGKVSDELLTKAVRTIFDLRPAGIIKMLDLQRPIYEQTAAYGHFGRTDIDLPWEKTDKIAALCDFIKQNK
- a CDS encoding MDR family MFS transporter, whose product is MKKTNVPIVTIAIFMTTFMTAIEGTIVSTAMPTIVSDLNGLEIMNWVVSIFLFMTAVSTPLYGKLADSIGRKPVFLFGIALFVIGSALCGQANNMIELILFRVIQGLGSGAVQPVAMTIIADMYTLEKRTKMLGLNSGFWGVASVIAPLLGGFIVQNLSWHWIFYINVPIGLIALALVVIFLKEPKEKKSAKLDLQGTCWLTVLLLTLMFTLQELGTLKPVIIGLLIILIGISAVAFYHAEKRAADPIMPLSMLKNKEFLAVNLITLFIAGIVIGFEFYIPTWMQGILGTSATIAGFAVTPSSIMWVVGSFFIGGMLSRWGVRNTFFGLLSLLLVADVLLLIVPLHTPFWVFCVIATLNGFGFGSIITAAQVRSQVLVDAENVGVATSFNTLMKYLGQTMLVSIYGIAFNTVVADQLRHYPKLTQGMMNKIVSSAKAKELAANLVPQLRQVLFSALKGVYVISFIAIIVSFVFNFLYKGRKTEE
- the rlmD gene encoding 23S rRNA (uracil(1939)-C(5))-methyltransferase RlmD, with the translated sequence MEKNQIIELEITDLSYEAMGVAHYEGMTVFVTNALPGEVVSAKVLKVKKRFAFAKIEKIIKKSPNRVEIELNQWVQTGLASLAHLSYDQQLEFKREQVVNLLKKAHLDQVEVGQTVPSPDQTGYRNKAQVPVRMVNGQLEIGFFRKHSHDLVPLTNFFTTDPEIDRVLVKVRDILRENKVPAYDEVHNSGEVRYLDVRRSQATGEIMVILVCLDKDFAQLPQVAEEIKQIAGVTSLVLNHNPKKTNVILGKTDYLVFGLPQITDRIGEVEFKISPESFFQINSKQTPRLYDLAIKQAQLKPTDVVIDAYSGIGTIGLSVAKHVKSVRGIEVVRDAVKDANNNAELNDIHNAKYFAGKAEELMPRWAKKGITSDVIFVDPPRKGLTPEFIEAAVKTGPQKIVYISCNPATMVRDLQEFQKQGYDFNRIDPVDMFPQTPHVEAVTVLTKK
- a CDS encoding PTS sugar transporter subunit IIB, which codes for MVGIILASHGGFADGIAQSAQMLFGGQENFAHVILTPEEGPDDIRNKMEQAVASFKECTDVLFLVDLWGGTPFNQANGLLEKHPNWAAVAGMNLPMVVEALTQRLTNPDASAHEIATAIVEPAKDGVKTKPVDLMPQNSQKQAAPKESIAKQAIPEGTVVGDGKIKIVLARIDSRLLHGQVATGWIPTMHPDRVIVVSDSVAKDEMRKSMIREAAPAGVKAHTVPLAKMVEIAKDPRFGDTNALLLFENPEDVLAVIKAGVEIETVNVGSMSYAPGDVNANNVLSMNQKDVDTFHELEKLGVKFDVRKVPTDKTGALEPILNKAQNLLNEQKNK